Proteins encoded in a region of the Flavobacterium sp. MDT1-60 genome:
- a CDS encoding TonB-dependent receptor: MNFKDLFNKRTNCCFAVVFLLCLFMSNQASAQNVTLEGTVNDATGMSLPGVNVQEKGTKNGTSTDFDGKYKLKLSNSKAVVTFSFIGFKTKEVSVAGKTKIDVALVEDSNNLNEVVVVGYSSVKKSDLTGAVSVVSGNDLRKNPVANLAEALTGRVAGVQVTSSEGSPDSEIKIRIRGGGSLTQDSAPLILVDGFPVNSMNDVPAADVESQTILKDASSTAIYGSRGANGVILITTKRGKDGAISVNYNMFYGMKTLAKQIDVLPTEDFVKWQYEYALLDAPTPGDVTSYTKYFGNWQDRDLYNGVKGDNWQKQIYGRTGEVQSRDLGIRGGSDKINFNFNYAHYDEKAIMVGSDFNRNNLSLALNSKASDKIDLSFTMRYADTEINGGGLNEQREVSSADARLRHAVGYSPIPLPGLTTDNTDEAVSSYLVNPFVANADADRQQFRKVFNMLGSFSWKIIENLQFKSDFGLDNFYYQDYRFYGRSTYYVNNVPTSENQGMPALTMGDRRDNRFRNANTLSYDFKKLLPEEHNLKFLVGEEMIDTKSTQNLTTIHGFPKFFDFEQAQKLTTQGKPNSVDNYYLPDDKLLSFFGSANYDYKGRYLLTATYRADGSSRFLEDNRWGFFPAAAVAWKLSEESFLKNTSWINLLKLRLSYGEAGNNNIPVGQTVQSFESSTTTWIHGVENFWAPSKTLANPDLKWETTVTQNLGLDYDLFKGRLTGSLEVYKNVTKDLLILFPVAGTGYDNQYRNMGETQNTGFEATANVVAIDKPKYGLNFSFNIGVNKNRINSLGVMSNFGMNTNWASTQIGNDYAVNVGSPIGLMYGYQSDGRYEVSDFDYNGTAYTLKSGVANASTVVGTVQPGYMKLKDINGDGVVNNSDLTIIGDANPKATGGFAINANAYGFDFSAAFNYSIGNDIYNANKIEFTTSNQNGQYRNLSSEMADGTRWTNLNPETGTLVTDPTALAELNANTTMWSPFMSRFVFSDWAVEDGSFLRLNTLTLGYTAPNSFTSAIHAIKVRCYLTATNVFVLTNYSGPDPEVSTRRNTPLTPGVDYSAYPRSRQLVFGLNLSF; the protein is encoded by the coding sequence ATGAATTTTAAAGATTTATTTAATAAAAGAACAAATTGTTGTTTTGCAGTTGTTTTCTTATTGTGCTTATTCATGAGCAACCAGGCAAGTGCGCAAAATGTAACACTGGAGGGTACGGTAAACGATGCCACGGGAATGAGCCTTCCAGGGGTTAACGTACAGGAAAAGGGTACAAAAAATGGTACCTCTACAGATTTTGACGGTAAGTATAAATTAAAACTTAGCAACTCTAAGGCAGTTGTAACTTTTTCTTTTATAGGTTTTAAAACAAAAGAAGTTTCTGTTGCCGGAAAAACTAAGATTGATGTTGCATTAGTTGAAGATTCTAACAACCTGAATGAAGTTGTTGTGGTTGGATACTCTAGTGTGAAAAAATCAGATTTAACGGGAGCTGTTTCTGTTGTTTCAGGAAATGACTTAAGAAAGAATCCTGTTGCTAATTTGGCAGAAGCTCTTACGGGACGCGTTGCCGGGGTTCAGGTTACTTCTTCTGAGGGTTCTCCGGATTCTGAGATTAAAATTAGAATTCGTGGAGGAGGTTCATTAACACAAGACAGTGCGCCACTTATTTTAGTGGATGGATTTCCTGTAAACAGTATGAATGATGTTCCTGCTGCTGATGTAGAATCTCAAACTATATTAAAGGATGCTTCTTCGACTGCAATCTATGGTTCAAGAGGAGCAAATGGAGTTATTCTTATTACAACCAAAAGAGGTAAAGACGGAGCGATATCAGTGAACTATAATATGTTCTATGGTATGAAAACTTTAGCCAAACAAATTGATGTTCTTCCTACGGAAGATTTCGTTAAATGGCAATATGAGTATGCTTTACTAGATGCGCCAACTCCTGGAGATGTTACTTCTTACACAAAATATTTTGGCAATTGGCAGGATAGAGATTTGTATAATGGTGTAAAAGGTGATAATTGGCAAAAACAAATTTATGGTCGTACTGGAGAGGTACAAAGCCGTGATTTAGGAATACGTGGTGGTTCTGATAAAATCAATTTTAATTTTAACTATGCACATTATGATGAAAAAGCGATCATGGTGGGTTCAGATTTCAACAGAAACAACTTGTCTTTGGCTTTAAATAGTAAAGCAAGCGATAAAATTGATCTTTCTTTTACAATGCGTTATGCTGATACAGAAATTAATGGTGGTGGACTTAACGAACAAAGAGAAGTTTCCTCTGCAGATGCACGTTTGCGTCATGCTGTTGGATATTCTCCAATTCCATTACCAGGTTTAACAACAGATAATACTGATGAAGCGGTTTCTAGTTATTTAGTAAATCCTTTTGTTGCTAATGCAGATGCAGATCGTCAGCAGTTTAGAAAAGTATTTAATATGTTAGGAAGTTTCTCCTGGAAAATAATTGAGAATCTTCAGTTTAAATCAGATTTTGGATTGGATAATTTTTACTATCAGGATTATCGTTTCTACGGCCGTAGTACTTATTATGTAAATAATGTACCAACTTCAGAGAATCAGGGTATGCCAGCACTTACTATGGGAGATCGCAGAGATAACAGATTTAGAAATGCGAATACACTTAGCTATGATTTTAAAAAATTATTGCCTGAAGAGCATAACCTTAAATTTCTTGTTGGAGAAGAGATGATTGATACTAAATCAACTCAAAATCTAACTACTATTCATGGTTTTCCAAAATTCTTTGATTTCGAGCAGGCACAAAAACTTACTACTCAGGGTAAACCAAACTCTGTGGATAACTACTATCTTCCGGATGATAAATTGCTTTCATTCTTCGGTAGTGCAAATTATGATTATAAAGGACGTTATTTACTTACTGCTACTTATCGTGCAGATGGTTCTAGCAGATTTCTTGAAGATAATCGTTGGGGCTTTTTCCCGGCAGCAGCTGTTGCATGGAAATTATCTGAAGAAAGTTTCCTGAAAAATACATCCTGGATCAATTTACTTAAACTTAGATTAAGTTATGGAGAAGCTGGAAATAATAATATTCCGGTAGGGCAAACTGTTCAAAGTTTTGAATCTTCAACTACAACATGGATTCACGGTGTAGAAAATTTCTGGGCACCGTCTAAAACATTGGCTAATCCTGACTTGAAATGGGAGACTACTGTAACACAAAACTTAGGTCTTGATTATGATTTATTCAAAGGTCGTTTAACAGGATCGTTAGAGGTTTACAAAAACGTAACGAAAGATCTTTTAATCCTTTTCCCTGTAGCTGGAACTGGTTATGATAACCAATACAGAAATATGGGAGAAACTCAAAATACAGGTTTCGAGGCTACTGCAAATGTCGTAGCAATTGACAAACCAAAATACGGATTAAACTTCTCATTTAATATTGGTGTAAACAAAAACAGAATCAACTCTCTTGGAGTAATGAGTAACTTTGGGATGAATACAAACTGGGCATCTACTCAAATCGGAAATGATTATGCAGTAAATGTTGGTTCTCCAATTGGTTTAATGTACGGTTACCAAAGTGATGGTCGTTATGAAGTGTCAGACTTCGATTATAACGGAACAGCTTATACTTTGAAATCTGGCGTTGCGAATGCGTCAACTGTTGTTGGAACTGTTCAGCCAGGTTACATGAAATTGAAAGATATTAATGGAGATGGTGTTGTGAATAATAGTGATCTTACTATTATTGGTGATGCAAATCCAAAAGCTACAGGAGGTTTTGCAATTAATGCTAATGCGTACGGATTTGACTTCTCAGCAGCATTTAACTATAGCATCGGAAATGATATTTATAATGCAAACAAAATTGAGTTTACAACATCAAACCAAAATGGACAATACAGAAATTTAAGTTCAGAAATGGCTGATGGAACAAGATGGACAAACCTTAATCCTGAAACAGGCACTTTAGTTACAGATCCAACTGCTTTGGCTGAATTGAATGCTAATACAACAATGTGGTCTCCGTTTATGAGTCGTTTTGTTTTCAGTGACTGGGCTGTAGAAGATGGCTCATTCTTAAGACTTAATACACTTACTTTAGGTTATACTGCACCAAATTCATTTACTAGCGCAATACATGCTATTAAAGTGAGATGTTACCTGACTGCAACAAACGTTTTTGTTCTTACAAATTATTCAGGTCCGGATCCAGAGGTTTCTACAAGAAGAAATACTCCGCTTACGCCAGGTGTTGATTATTCAGCATATCCACGTAGCAGACAATTGGTTTTTGGTTTAAACCTAAGTTTTTAA
- a CDS encoding RagB/SusD family nutrient uptake outer membrane protein has product MKHKIIIAGLIITSLFTSCQEDFLEAPAQSTLDESIIFSTAGLAEGAVDGIKVPFAETNSYRGRFLPFYGLNTDIEWYNSSQTAGDAADLCVYDAKAINSQMNTTNNAWAMMYSGIERANICIRGLRQYGDPRPGTDLGYLLGEALTLRAIYYADLIKAWGDVPARFEPINSATIYLPKSSRDVVYKQIIQDLGEASTLVPWPNETTATNSVERINKAFVKGFRARLALAASGFQQYPDGIRRSTDPALSVAAMYRLALDESRSVIASGKARLEPSFETFWKKYNQEVTTAGGESLWELPFADGRGRMLFSFAVRHTTNDQFHANGANRGGTAGPLPFVFYDYDQQDTRRDVTCVPYKYGTAVNNIAKQELGALNTWYFGKYRYEWMNRFVTSTNDDGVNKIYMRYAEVLLIAAEAANELEGPGAAAPYLKEIRRRAFPSAAQAVKVDAYVNALTSKETMFNALVEENKFEFTGEMERKQALIRWNMLKAKLDQAKQKMTSLATHTGEYADVPATLYYKFKADNVSLDIYGLNRGETTNPGVAYTAFPWTWTGAAADTKINSLYKPGVNPDNRQFWPIWQVFIDGSNGQLVNDYNY; this is encoded by the coding sequence ATGAAACATAAAATAATAATAGCAGGTTTAATTATAACAAGTCTTTTTACTTCTTGTCAGGAAGATTTTTTAGAGGCTCCTGCACAATCAACATTAGACGAATCAATAATTTTTTCTACAGCAGGATTGGCTGAAGGTGCGGTTGATGGAATAAAAGTACCTTTTGCTGAAACTAATTCTTACAGAGGTCGTTTTCTTCCTTTTTATGGATTGAACACAGATATTGAATGGTATAATAGTTCGCAAACAGCAGGTGATGCTGCAGATTTATGTGTTTACGATGCAAAAGCGATCAATTCGCAAATGAATACTACAAATAATGCCTGGGCAATGATGTATTCCGGAATTGAACGTGCTAATATTTGTATCCGTGGTTTACGCCAATATGGTGACCCAAGACCAGGGACAGATCTTGGATATTTATTAGGAGAGGCTTTGACATTAAGAGCAATTTATTATGCAGATTTAATTAAAGCTTGGGGGGATGTTCCTGCTCGTTTTGAGCCAATTAATTCAGCAACAATTTATTTACCTAAATCAAGTCGTGATGTAGTGTACAAACAAATTATTCAGGATTTGGGAGAAGCTTCTACTTTAGTGCCTTGGCCAAATGAAACTACTGCAACAAATTCTGTAGAAAGAATTAATAAGGCTTTTGTAAAAGGATTTCGTGCTCGTTTAGCTTTGGCTGCAAGTGGATTTCAACAATATCCTGACGGAATCAGAAGAAGTACAGATCCGGCACTTTCAGTTGCGGCAATGTATAGATTAGCTTTAGACGAATCTCGTTCTGTAATTGCTAGTGGAAAAGCTCGTTTAGAGCCATCATTTGAAACATTTTGGAAAAAATACAATCAGGAAGTTACAACGGCAGGAGGAGAGTCCCTTTGGGAACTTCCGTTTGCAGATGGTAGAGGCAGAATGTTATTTAGTTTTGCTGTTCGCCACACTACTAATGACCAGTTTCATGCTAATGGAGCGAATCGTGGAGGTACTGCGGGACCACTTCCTTTCGTTTTTTATGATTATGATCAACAAGATACGCGTAGAGATGTAACTTGTGTGCCATATAAATATGGTACAGCGGTTAATAATATTGCAAAACAAGAATTAGGTGCGTTAAATACCTGGTACTTCGGGAAATACCGTTACGAATGGATGAATCGTTTTGTGACGTCAACCAATGACGATGGTGTCAATAAAATCTACATGCGTTATGCTGAGGTGCTTCTTATTGCAGCAGAGGCGGCTAACGAATTAGAAGGGCCGGGTGCCGCAGCTCCTTACTTAAAAGAAATTCGCAGAAGAGCGTTCCCTTCAGCAGCTCAGGCTGTAAAAGTTGATGCTTATGTAAATGCCTTAACGAGTAAAGAAACAATGTTTAATGCTCTTGTTGAAGAAAATAAATTTGAGTTTACAGGAGAAATGGAGCGTAAACAAGCACTTATTCGCTGGAATATGCTTAAAGCAAAATTAGATCAGGCAAAACAAAAAATGACAAGTTTAGCCACTCACACAGGTGAATACGCTGATGTGCCAGCTACTTTGTATTATAAATTTAAAGCGGATAACGTATCTCTTGATATTTACGGATTAAACAGAGGAGAAACTACAAATCCGGGTGTAGCCTATACTGCTTTCCCATGGACATGGACAGGAGCAGCGGCAGATACTAAGATAAATTCATTGTATAAACCAGGAGTTAACCCTGATAACAGACAATTTTGGCCAATATGGCAAGTGTTTATTGATGGAAGTAATGGACAATTAGTTAATGATTACAATTATTAA
- a CDS encoding DUF5123 domain-containing protein: MMKTKYIVKGLIATLLVAFAVSSCESYTEELLDGIGNTREFSPIALTAKVRNQTFVELNWTVNSAADHYTVEFSADDPDFKVIYKTLQVTGSQLPISVPLEGETVYAIRVKAITTGLEDSKWTVTSATTLSEQIFFPIQETDVEGTSVTLRWTPNSNVTQITANGNISHTITPAEKTTGVAVVTGLTGETAYTATLLNGVKKRGILTFTTGVDLTTGIVINSTDDLNAKITQAASGAKLFLMPGNYNVYVGDIVLTKPVTIRGAKSYNKPLVNATFTAAAGASAISLIDLDLNGTGITNSAVLTVTGASSTYGDILISGCKIHDYTRALISANASSTKVKSFTVDNSIVRNVNTNIGADFIDFRNTYVADIVLKNSTFDNCSTARDFVRVDAIIPPNGFSGTGLTTNVLIDKCTLYKVSNTVAPKRILYVRFGSNTSTVRNTLITETTAIHSNQTTTTAPAFTKNYYFNAPSFIDATITANRVDATATFADPQFVNAAAGDFTVKNQTMKDNLIGDPRWRQ; the protein is encoded by the coding sequence ATGATGAAAACAAAATATATAGTAAAAGGATTAATAGCCACATTACTAGTTGCATTTGCAGTTTCAAGCTGTGAAAGTTATACTGAGGAGCTATTAGATGGTATCGGAAATACGAGAGAGTTTTCTCCAATTGCGCTTACTGCAAAAGTGAGAAACCAAACTTTCGTTGAACTTAATTGGACTGTAAATTCAGCTGCAGATCATTATACAGTTGAATTTAGTGCCGATGATCCCGATTTTAAAGTGATTTATAAAACGCTACAAGTTACGGGGTCTCAATTGCCAATATCTGTTCCTCTGGAAGGAGAAACGGTTTACGCGATTCGTGTAAAAGCGATTACAACAGGTCTGGAGGATTCTAAGTGGACGGTTACATCAGCAACAACATTATCGGAACAAATTTTCTTTCCAATTCAGGAAACTGATGTTGAAGGCACCTCTGTTACTTTAAGATGGACTCCTAATAGCAATGTAACGCAAATTACTGCTAATGGTAATATTTCACATACTATTACACCTGCAGAAAAAACAACAGGAGTTGCTGTTGTAACAGGACTTACAGGTGAAACGGCTTATACAGCTACTTTGCTAAATGGTGTTAAGAAAAGAGGAATATTAACCTTTACAACTGGAGTTGACCTGACAACTGGTATTGTAATTAATTCTACGGATGATTTAAATGCAAAAATTACACAAGCAGCCTCAGGTGCAAAACTATTCTTGATGCCAGGAAATTATAACGTTTATGTTGGTGATATTGTATTAACTAAACCAGTTACGATCAGAGGAGCAAAAAGTTATAATAAACCATTAGTAAATGCAACTTTCACTGCTGCAGCTGGAGCTTCTGCAATAAGTTTGATAGACTTAGATTTGAATGGAACAGGAATTACTAATTCAGCGGTTCTTACAGTCACAGGTGCTTCTAGCACTTATGGCGATATTTTAATAAGTGGTTGTAAAATTCACGATTACACTCGTGCTTTAATTTCTGCGAATGCTAGCTCAACAAAAGTGAAATCTTTTACTGTTGATAACAGTATCGTAAGAAATGTAAATACAAATATAGGTGCCGATTTTATCGATTTCAGAAATACATATGTTGCTGATATTGTGCTAAAAAACAGCACATTTGATAATTGTTCTACTGCACGTGACTTTGTAAGAGTTGATGCTATTATTCCGCCTAATGGTTTTTCTGGTACAGGTTTAACGACTAATGTATTGATTGATAAATGTACCTTGTATAAAGTGTCTAATACAGTAGCTCCAAAAAGAATCTTGTATGTTCGTTTTGGCTCGAATACTTCAACAGTAAGAAATACATTGATTACTGAAACGACAGCTATTCACTCAAATCAAACTACTACAACTGCGCCTGCATTTACTAAAAATTACTATTTCAATGCGCCAAGTTTTATAGATGCAACGATTACTGCAAATAGAGTTGACGCAACTGCAACGTTTGCTGATCCGCAATTTGTAAATGCAGCGGCGGGTGATTTTACAGTTAAAAATCAAACTATGAAAGACAACCTAATTGGTGATCCACGTTGGAGGCAATAA
- a CDS encoding AraC family transcriptional regulator, translated as MMGLQFPVPPSKHSCHTIIFITSGIHSIKIGFEEYHTYSNGIIVVPAGQIFSVEHLNNKHVGFVCQFHPDVLIGKYGGSEMINEFDFLKIGGNPQIPVSETEFPFILNLFSRLQHEYVASEKVNLEIVQSYLVALFCEMNKNNTKTAKNNNAATILSSKFRALIYDHIKINHQVNYYASLLNVTPNHLNKSIKTATGKSATKWIDETIILEAKYLLYQTTFSISEIAMQVGHEDQSYFSRFFKKHEGLTPVQYRKMIDKS; from the coding sequence ATGATGGGACTTCAATTTCCGGTTCCGCCTTCTAAACACAGTTGCCACACGATCATTTTTATAACTTCAGGCATACATAGCATCAAAATTGGCTTTGAAGAATATCATACATATTCTAACGGAATTATAGTAGTTCCGGCTGGTCAGATTTTTTCAGTAGAACATTTAAACAATAAGCATGTTGGTTTTGTCTGTCAATTTCATCCTGATGTTTTAATTGGAAAATATGGAGGAAGCGAAATGATTAATGAATTTGACTTTCTAAAAATTGGTGGCAATCCGCAAATTCCCGTTTCAGAAACGGAATTTCCTTTTATTCTTAATTTATTCAGCCGTCTCCAACATGAATATGTTGCAAGCGAAAAAGTCAATTTAGAAATCGTTCAATCGTATTTGGTGGCGCTATTCTGCGAAATGAATAAAAACAACACCAAAACGGCCAAAAACAATAATGCGGCAACAATACTTTCGTCCAAATTCAGAGCCCTTATTTACGATCATATCAAAATAAATCATCAGGTCAATTATTACGCTTCGCTTTTGAATGTGACACCCAATCATTTAAACAAATCTATTAAAACAGCTACTGGTAAGTCGGCAACCAAATGGATTGACGAGACCATAATACTTGAAGCAAAATATTTACTCTATCAAACTACATTTTCTATTAGTGAAATTGCTATGCAGGTTGGTCATGAGGATCAGTCTTACTTTAGCAGATTCTTTAAAAAACATGAAGGTCTGACTCCGGTTCAGTACAGAAAAATGATTGATAAGTCCTAA
- a CDS encoding DUF6642 family protein, translating into MEHDKFIFCLEGVPDVDTYLETQVLKNLEEIAIDQGIASIYKTCDTIEGLEESLNVLLYEDHNFKDYEIIYLVMPGEPNNICLHDYYYSLEEIAELFEGKMKGKIIHFANKKILDLRKDEAQYFLDITGARAISGYGSTYNKIASSSTIDKAFFSLYQDNDDLTEVVEELYQKHYALCQLLDFRLYY; encoded by the coding sequence ATGGAGCATGATAAATTTATTTTCTGCCTGGAAGGTGTTCCTGATGTAGATACTTATTTGGAGACTCAAGTGCTTAAGAACTTAGAAGAAATTGCTATTGATCAAGGCATTGCCAGTATTTATAAAACATGTGATACCATTGAAGGTCTCGAAGAAAGCCTTAATGTATTACTATATGAAGATCATAATTTTAAAGATTATGAAATTATTTATTTAGTAATGCCCGGTGAACCTAATAACATCTGTCTTCATGATTATTATTACAGCCTTGAAGAAATAGCGGAACTTTTTGAAGGAAAAATGAAGGGTAAAATCATTCATTTTGCCAACAAAAAGATATTAGACCTCAGAAAGGACGAAGCTCAGTATTTTCTGGACATAACCGGAGCACGTGCCATCTCAGGTTACGGATCCACTTATAATAAAATAGCAAGCAGCAGTACTATTGATAAGGCTTTTTTTAGCTTGTACCAAGACAATGACGATCTTACCGAAGTCGTTGAAGAATTGTATCAAAAACATTATGCACTTTGTCAACTGCTTGATTTTAGACTGTATTATTAA
- a CDS encoding putative DNA modification/repair radical SAM protein, with protein MVNERVMEKLGILADAAKYDVSCSSALSKRENKDKGLGNAKGYGICHAFTEDGRCVSLLKILLTNHCIFDCAYCVSRKSNDVKRAAFTVQEVVDLTIGFYRRNYIEGLFLSSGIFDNADYTMERLVRIAKKLRLEENFNGYIHLKAIPGASDELLKQAGIYADRLSVNVEMPTEQSLKLLAPDKNHKDVIKPMEYLKNEIAGYKEEKKLNYKAPLFAPAGQSTQMVIGATKESDLEILGMADYFYQQMNMKRVYYSGYVPISYDNRLPAIGTPVPIIRENRLYQADWLIRYYGFNVNEIVGLNQPNLDLDIDPKLGWALHNLNQFPVDINTADLELIKRIPGIGYLSAKKIVAARQFKKLFPEDLRKLGIAYSRAKYFLAFATPFQMQKDLTSIQIKDQILNLQKSKYKNDFSNQLALFN; from the coding sequence ATGGTGAACGAGAGAGTGATGGAGAAGCTGGGTATACTGGCCGATGCGGCGAAATATGATGTTTCGTGTTCGTCGGCATTAAGCAAGCGCGAGAATAAAGACAAAGGATTGGGGAACGCAAAAGGTTATGGTATTTGTCATGCGTTTACCGAAGATGGGCGTTGTGTATCGTTATTGAAAATTTTACTGACCAACCATTGCATTTTTGATTGTGCGTATTGCGTAAGCAGGAAAAGCAATGACGTGAAGCGCGCCGCTTTTACAGTGCAGGAAGTCGTTGATTTGACCATAGGTTTTTACCGAAGAAATTATATTGAAGGTTTGTTTTTGAGTTCGGGTATTTTTGATAACGCAGATTATACTATGGAACGTTTGGTTAGAATTGCTAAGAAATTGCGATTAGAAGAGAATTTTAATGGCTACATTCATCTTAAAGCGATTCCGGGAGCCAGCGATGAATTGCTGAAGCAAGCCGGAATCTATGCAGATCGCTTAAGTGTAAATGTCGAAATGCCAACAGAGCAAAGCCTTAAATTATTGGCACCGGATAAAAATCATAAGGATGTGATAAAGCCGATGGAATACCTCAAAAATGAAATTGCAGGTTATAAAGAAGAAAAAAAACTCAATTATAAAGCACCACTTTTTGCTCCTGCCGGACAAAGTACACAAATGGTCATTGGGGCAACAAAAGAAAGTGATCTTGAGATTCTGGGTATGGCCGATTATTTTTATCAACAGATGAATATGAAACGCGTCTATTATTCGGGTTATGTGCCTATCAGCTATGATAATCGGCTTCCTGCTATTGGCACGCCGGTTCCGATAATTCGCGAAAACCGTTTGTATCAGGCCGATTGGCTCATTCGTTATTATGGATTTAATGTCAATGAAATAGTAGGATTAAACCAACCCAATCTCGATCTTGACATTGACCCTAAATTGGGATGGGCTTTGCATAACCTCAACCAATTTCCTGTTGACATCAACACAGCCGATTTAGAATTAATAAAACGAATTCCCGGAATAGGATATTTAAGTGCAAAAAAAATTGTGGCGGCCAGACAATTTAAAAAACTTTTTCCGGAAGATTTGAGAAAGCTGGGAATTGCCTATTCTCGTGCCAAATACTTTCTGGCTTTCGCTACGCCGTTTCAAATGCAGAAAGATCTAACTTCTATCCAAATCAAGGATCAGATTTTAAATCTCCAAAAAAGTAAATACAAAAATGATTTCTCTAATCAGCTTGCTTTATTTAATTAA
- a CDS encoding TIGR03915 family putative DNA repair protein produces the protein MTQVIYDGTYEGWLTAVFEIYEFKFQDIVFAKKEASAVLLFAENHFVVTDVSKANRVLKGLKQRLSSEGFEGIYKAFLSDVNQIEEIMFRFTKYVLSSSINVEEDFGNSDVWELRRATRLTRKEAHRMEAFVRFKLTKDQLYYAIIEPDCDVLPLIESHFKKRYADQRWLIYDVKRKYGIYYDLENVSTIELQFNTKSNSANHLTEICDEKEEFFQNLWRCYFSSVNIESRKNMKLHIQHMPKRYWKHMIEKIPETK, from the coding sequence ATGACACAAGTAATTTATGACGGAACTTATGAAGGCTGGCTCACTGCTGTATTTGAAATTTATGAATTTAAATTTCAGGATATTGTTTTTGCCAAAAAAGAAGCATCTGCGGTTTTACTCTTTGCAGAAAATCATTTTGTCGTAACAGATGTATCAAAGGCAAATCGGGTTTTGAAAGGTTTAAAGCAACGTCTTTCATCAGAAGGATTTGAAGGGATTTATAAAGCATTTTTATCGGATGTCAATCAGATTGAAGAAATTATGTTTCGGTTTACTAAATATGTACTCTCCAGTTCCATAAATGTTGAAGAAGATTTTGGAAACAGTGATGTCTGGGAACTTAGAAGAGCAACCCGCCTGACCAGAAAAGAAGCGCATCGTATGGAAGCCTTTGTGCGTTTTAAACTTACCAAAGACCAATTGTATTATGCTATTATTGAGCCTGATTGTGATGTTTTGCCTTTGATAGAAAGTCATTTTAAAAAACGGTACGCGGATCAGCGCTGGTTAATTTATGATGTAAAACGGAAGTATGGTATTTATTATGACCTTGAAAATGTTTCGACTATAGAATTGCAGTTTAATACTAAGTCAAATTCAGCTAATCATTTAACTGAAATATGTGATGAGAAGGAAGAATTTTTTCAGAATCTGTGGCGATGTTATTTTAGCAGCGTAAATATTGAATCCAGAAAAAATATGAAACTTCATATTCAGCATATGCCAAAACGATATTGGAAGCATATGATTGAGAAAATTCCAGAGACTAAATAG
- a CDS encoding nuclear transport factor 2 family protein, translating to MANQFENTIKKAYGAFNERNIDNALSTMQSDVQWSKAWEGGYISGHDEIKHYWTRQWTEINPKVEPVGFDERENGRLEVKVHQNVKDLQGNLMFDGLVKHIYTFEDGLIKTMDIELI from the coding sequence ATGGCAAATCAATTCGAAAACACTATCAAGAAAGCTTATGGCGCTTTCAACGAAAGAAACATTGACAATGCACTTTCAACAATGCAATCAGACGTACAATGGTCTAAGGCATGGGAAGGTGGTTACATTTCCGGGCACGATGAAATTAAGCACTATTGGACCAGGCAGTGGACAGAAATAAATCCGAAAGTTGAGCCAGTAGGGTTCGATGAAAGAGAAAATGGACGTTTAGAAGTTAAGGTTCATCAAAATGTAAAAGACTTACAGGGCAATTTAATGTTTGACGGATTAGTAAAACACATCTACACATTTGAAGATGGATTAATAAAAACAATGGACATTGAACTGATATAA